From Juglans regia cultivar Chandler chromosome 8, Walnut 2.0, whole genome shotgun sequence, the proteins below share one genomic window:
- the LOC109006827 gene encoding heat shock cognate 70 kDa protein 2-like — MAGKGNGPAIGIDLGTCYSCAAVWKQNRVEIIPNELGNRKTPSYVAFNETHRLIGNGAMDQAAMNHSNTVFDAKRLIGRKFDDASVQHDMKLWPFKVVSDPDGRPLIVVEYKYEEKRFWPEEISSMILIKMKEIAEAYYGSKIKNAVISVPARFNHSQRQATMDAGVIAGLNVMRIINEPTAAAIAYGLDKENNAGEKNVLIFDLGGGTLDVSLLTIEGDLFEVKATAGDTHLGGEDFVRRMVNYFLQQFRKKYKREITCGKALRKLWTACEKAKRILSFNTQTTIEVDSLFDGIDFNTSITRERFEELNMDLFRKCREPLKKCLKDAKIDKNSVHDVVLVGGSTRIPKIRELLQECFDGKELYKRINPDEAVAYGAAVQAAILNSQGGRKVPNILCLDVTPLSLGLEIAGEFMSVLIPRNTTIPVKKEEEFSTKEDNQPYVPIQVYECEGSSTFDNNLLGKLKLSGIPASPSRVSIITVSFDVDADGILKASFMEKTTRQKTGITITHMGRLSKEEIEKLVQEAKKYKAEEEEHKMKVDTKNELKNYAYNMMNAFKEEKIAAKVPAAKKKKIEEAIEQAIHWLDRNQLAEAEEFEFKKGELMNICDTFIAKIDQGAESDTSGTTQGESEKCIDQQKECNIKVEAKNALENYAYNMRNTLKDEKISAKVPAADKKRIKDVIEQAIHWLEGNHNAEVEEYKVRMKELENICNPVIARTYQVANCDIGETLQKHKEPNNETKTKMQEVEKDMDQEKEDKTKETEKGKKVEKKNMAEDKVNEVEAKNA, encoded by the exons ATGGCTGGTAAAGGCAATGGTCCGGCAATTGGGATTGACTTGGGAACGTGCTATTCGTGTGCGGCAGTTTGGAAACAAAACCGGGTGGAGATCATACCCAATGAGCTTGGGAACCGAAAGACTCCATCTTATGTGGCTTTCAATGAGACCCACCGTTTGATCGGTAATGGGGCCATGGACCAGGCTGCCATGAATCATAGCAACACTGTTTTTG ACGCTAAACGTTTGATTGGAAGGAAATTCGACGATGCCTCGGTGCAACATGACATGAAATTGTGGCCATTCAAGGTGGTTTCTGACCCTGATGGGAGGCCACTTATTGTGGTTGAATACAAGTACGAGGAAAAGCGGTTTTGGCCCGAGGAAATCTCTTCAATGATTCTCATAAAGATGAAGGAGATTGCTGAGGCTTACTATGGTTCGAAGATAAAAAATGCTGTTATCTCTGTCCCTGCTCGTTTCAATCATTCACAGCGTCAAGCAACAATGGATGCTGGTGTCATTGCAGGCCTGAATGTGATGCGAATAATCAACGAGCCAACTGCTGCGGCTATTGCATATGGGCTTGACAAGGAGAATAATGCTGGTGAGAAGAATGTGCTCATCTTTGATCTTGGTGGTGGCACTTTGGATGTCTCGCTTCTCACCATTGAAGGGGATCTTTTTGAAGTGAAAGCTACGGCTGGTGATACCCACTTGGGAGGTGAGGATTTTGTCCGTAGAATGGTGAACTATTTCCTTCAACAGTTCAGAAAAAAGTATAAGCGGGAGATTACTTGTGGTAAGGCTCTTAGGAAGTTGTGGACTGCTTGTGAAAAGGCCAAGAGGATCCTCTCATTTAATACTCAAACCACAATTGAGGTTGATTCTCTATTTGATGGTATTGACTTCAACACAAGCATTACCCGAGAAAGGTTTGAGGAGCTTAACATGGATTTGTTCAGAAAGTGTAGGGAGCCCCTAAAGAAGTGTTTGAAGGATGCTAAGATCGATAAGAACAGTGTCCATGACGTGGTTCTAGTTGGAGGGTCTACCAGGATTCCCAAGATTCGGGAATTGTTGCAAGAATGCTTTGATGGGAAGGAGCTCTACAAAAGGATTAACCCTGATGAAGCTGTTGCTTATGGTGCTGCTGTTCAGGCCGCAATTCTCAACAGTCAGGGTGGTAGGAAAGTGCCGAATATCTTGTGCCTAGATGTCACTCCTCTATCCCTTGGACTAGAGATTGCTGGAGAGTTCATGAGTGTGCTGATACCAAGAAATACCACCATTCCCGTCAAGAAGGAGGAGGAGTTCTCAACCAAGGAAGATAACCAGCCTTACGTGCCGATTCAGGTGTATGAGTGTGAAGGTAGCAGCACTTTTGACAACAACTTGTTGGGCAAGTTGAAACTCTCTGGTATTCCTGCTTCTCCTAGTAGAGTTTCAATAATCACTGTTTCATTTGATGTCGATGCTGATGGTATCTTGAAAGCCTCTTTCATGGAAAAAACCACTAGACAGAAGACTGGCATCACAATCACCCACATGGGCAGGCTCTCCAAGGAAGAGATTGAGAAGTTAGTGCAGGAGGCTAAGAAGTACAAGGCTGAGGAAGAGGAACataaaatgaaagttgataCAAAGAATGAACTCAAGAACTATGCTTACAACATGATGAACGcattcaaagaagaaaagattgCAGCTAAGGTCCCTGctgcaaaaaagaagaagattgaagAAGCAATTGAGCAGGCTATCCATTGGCTTGACCGAAACCAACTTGCTGAGGCAGAAGAATTTGAGTTCAAGAAGGGCGAGCTGATGAACATCTGCGACACTTTCATTGCCAAAATTGATCAAGGTGCTGAAAGTGACACGAGTGGAACCACGCAAGGGGAATCTGAGAAGTGCATTGATCAGCAAAAGGAGTGTAATATCAAGGTCGAGGCAAAGAATGCACTGGAGAACTACGCTTACAATATGAGGAACActttaaaagatgaaaagattTCAGCTAAGGTCCCTGCAGCTGACAAAAAGAGGATCAAAGATGTAATTGAGCAGGCTATCCATTGGCTTGAAGGGAACCACAATGCCGAGGTAGAAGAATATAAGGTCAGGATGAAGGAACTGGAGAACATCTGCAACCCAGTCATCGCCCGGACTTATCAAGTTGCTAATTGTGACATTGGTGAAACCTTGCAAAAGCATAAGGAACCCAATAATGAGACCAAAACCAAAATGCAGGAGGTTGAGAAGGATATGGATCAGGAAAAGGAGGATAAGACGAAGGAGACAGAGAAGGGGAAGAAGGTTGAGAAGAAGAACATGGCCGAAGATAAGGTGAATGAGGTTGAGGCAAAAAATGCTTAG
- the LOC109006764 gene encoding uncharacterized GPI-anchored protein At3g06035-like: MAFVKLGLSLLLLVLIHGVIFLSDPVLCDDEDDTLFQGINSYRQSLNLPEFTENDNAGCLADEIADQLEDLPCDNASDYSFAPGTTPKFSNFNKLLHSCHINVNNTVDGVLMPVCVPKLDPTLVLSNYTNSQYAKYLNDSSYTGAGIASEDDWIVVILSTNTSTGNFSGVASLVPNIMVNYMVALLFSLLLVFLS, encoded by the exons ATGGCCTTCGTTAAACTTGGCCTCTCCCTCCTTTTGCTCGTCCTAATTCATGGCGTTATCTTTCTTTCTGATCCAGTACTTTGTGATG ATGAAGACGACACACTCTTCCAAGGCATTAACAGTTACAGGCAATCACTAAATCTCCCCGAATTCACTGAGAACGACAATGCAGGGTGCCTAGCTGATGAAATCGCCGATCAATTAGAGGATCTACCTTGCGACAACGCCTCTGATTACAGCTTTGCTCCCGGCACCACCCCCAAGTTCAGCAACTTCAACAAGCTCCTGCACTCGTGCCACATAAATGTCAACAACACTGTAGATGGGGTCCTAATGCCTGTTTGTGTACCCAAATTAGACCCAACTTTAGTACTTTCCAACTACACGAATTCTCAATATGCAAAGTATCTTAATGATTCCAGCTACACCGGTGCCGGGATTGCCTCTGAGGATGACTGGATAGTGGTGATCTTGAGCACCAACACATCGACTGGAAACTTTTCTGGTGTTGCTTCTTTGGTTCCCAACATCATGGTTAACTACATGGTTGCTTTGTTATTCAGCTTGCTGCTTGTTTTTTTGAGCTGA
- the LOC109006826 gene encoding uncharacterized GPI-anchored protein At5g19250-like, which translates to MASPKLISLLLFVLVHVFALLSRPVHCNENEDNLLQGINSFRQAAKQPPLVKNGKADCLADEIADELEDESCTSTTNGASIVPSSNTRLSDLPKHLDKCKINANSTADATIMPVCVPDLVPTLVLTNYTHTALAKYLNNSKYTGVGVGSEDNWMVVVLTTNTPTGSFSGALSLVPKVGFGHYMVSSLLGLGLFFLFAN; encoded by the exons ATGGCCTCTCCCAAACTAATTAGTCTTCTCCTCTTTGTGCTTGTTCATGTCTTTGCTTTGCTTTCTCGCCCAGTGCACTGTAATG AGAATGAAGACAATCTTCTTCAGGGCATTAACAGTTTCAGGCAAGCGGCAAAACAGCCGCCCCTCGTAAAAAATGGGAAAGCAGATTGCCTCGCCGATGAAATTGCCGACGAATTAGAGGATGAGTCTTGCACCAGCACCACCAATGGCGCCAGCATTGTTCCAAGCTCCAACACTCGACTTTCCGATCTCCCCAAGCACTTAGACAAGTGCAAAATCAACGCCAACTCCACGGCAGACGCAACCATAATGCCCGTTTGTGTGCCCGATTTGGTCCCAACTCTTGTGCTTACTAACTATACGCACACAGCATTAGCAAAGTATCTAAACAATTCCAAGTATACTGGAGTCGGGGTTGGTTCTGAGGATAATTGGATGGTGGTCGTTTTGACAACAAACACCCCGACAGGAAGTTTTTCTGGGGCTCTCTCTTTGGTTCCAAAGGTCGGTTTTGGTCACTACATGGTGTCTTCGttgttggggttggggttgttTTTCCTCTTTGCAAACTGA